AatccttgccttagagaaattttgATCATCAAAGTTCAAGAACTGATCATACTGGCCGGCTGATCCATCAGTACGTTCGTCAGGACACTCGGCTCGGATCAGACGGACCAAAAGGGAAAGACTATGGTCTGTCTCGGTTTCCACTCGATCAAACTGATTTCTGGCTTGACCATCACTCTTGGCTTGGCAAGTTGGTCGGGGAAGACGAGCTCCGGTACGGTCTGTTCGGTCATCTGGACGTGGTTCCAGCCGTAGCTCCTTTCCGGATGCTCGCGGGTTgatccggtacacggctcggtctGTCTGTCTGGAACGGTCGGCTGGTTGAACCTCAGTTGGAATGATCTGATCGTCCTGAGCTCCATCCCGGcctggtt
Above is a window of Brassica oleracea var. oleracea cultivar TO1000 unplaced genomic scaffold, BOL UnpScaffold03137, whole genome shotgun sequence DNA encoding:
- the LOC106321813 gene encoding uncharacterized protein LOC106321813 (The sequence of the model RefSeq protein was modified relative to this genomic sequence to represent the inferred CDS: added 85 bases not found in genome assembly); its protein translation is MKMTSKLQGSFCPIFSFTEFPLNFNSFVSDFFPFDICTMDLRTNTFEEGSSDAPQYMDQYMEPGRDGAQDDQIIPTEVQPADRSRQTDRAVYRINPRASGKELRLEPRPDDRTDRTGARLPRPTCQAKSDGQARNQFDRVETETDHSLSLLVRLIRAECPDERTDGSAGQYDQFLNFDDQNFSKARILQLSKDLGRAGTRMIHEPYPPDCPECAPSVLLLTAKEPLGSDELGR